A single Acropora palmata chromosome 5, jaAcrPala1.3, whole genome shotgun sequence DNA region contains:
- the LOC141881948 gene encoding universal stress protein Slr1101-like — protein MSETNLVLIPVDGSKHSERAFDFYLQFIHRPDFTAGILHVNEETSNTIIRIPLGSDITEEAIEKIVRAQWQKVDDLIDKYKKKCEQAKVKFSAFVESKGKTGEVICRVAKEKNAFLVVMGSRGLGTIRRTILGSVSQYVIDHAHIPVTVVPP, from the exons ATGTCTGAAACAAACTTGGTCTTAATTCCAGTTGATGGCAGTAAACATAGCGAGAGGGCCTTCGACT TTTATCTTCAGTTCATACACAGACCAGACTTCACTGCAGGAATATTGCACGTGAACGAAGAAACTTCCAATACCATCATTAGGATTCCGC TTGGCAGTGATATCACAGAGGAGGCCATAGAGAAGATTGTCAGAGCCCAATGGCAGAAAGTGGATGATTTGATTGACAAGTACAAGAAAAAGTGCGAACAAGCGAAG GtcaaattttctgctttcGTAGAATCAAAGGGAAAAACAGGAGAGGTGATTTGTAGAGtggcaaaagagaaaaatgcttTCCTGGTTGTAATGGGGTCAAGAGGACTGGGAACAATACGCCGTACCATATTAGGAAGTGTCAGCCAGTATGTCATTGACCATGCACACATACCAGTCACTGTGGTACCACCGTGA